In Gouania willdenowi chromosome 15, fGouWil2.1, whole genome shotgun sequence, one DNA window encodes the following:
- the LOC114476783 gene encoding interferon-induced, double-stranded RNA-activated protein kinase-like isoform X1, whose product MEDYIAKLNEYSQKHNMAPPQYEEVDCEGPAHLRTFTFRVVLDGVSHPEGVGNSKKKARHAAAENAWKRLQEEAPHADSIPNENSVTHNVTRSLGDSTVKVTDYLGILNHYCQKQGLTSTYIEVDKHGPPHDLRFVYKAHIDKRDYPQAEGKTKREAIKHAAKLAWEALQEQSDWDSKVSVGSTVSENGAQSDTSGPSATQESKEQSSQNVPTSESEFVIFESSSSSAQVEVLPEPILCDNNLPSRDVPNSSLDSPKLPPLAKDAGDLKLLPEQFAEKSSIQENNQRDDPAQSRFKSEYELLERLGKGGFGSVFKVRRKLIDKFYAIKCVSGKEKALREAKALSQLHFTNIVRYYDCWMESSHLEDVNYTQSDNSTPQYLYILMELCDKKTLKHWIKEKNKDSLQASERREKSLPIAEQIICGVEYIHSSKFIHRDLKPGNIMFGNDETVKIGDFGLVTTDTDDNENPNERTKTGTRTYMAPEQDTTRYDRKVDIFAFGLICFEMLWKMSTGHERAQVWDEVRRQNLPKQFKETFFTENQVIMKMLSENPEERPEASSVKTELVERKKSVSAENDKTV is encoded by the exons GTTTACCTTCAGGGTGGTGCTGGATGGTGTTTCACATCCTGAAGGTGTCGGTAATTCAAAGAAAAAAGCGAGACATGCGGCTGCTGAAAATGCTTGGAAACGCTTGCAGGAGGAAGCCCCCCATGCAGACTCT aTTCCTAATGAAAATTCGGTTACACA TAACGTGACTAGATCCCTAGGTGACAGTACCGTTAAGGTGACAGACTACCTGGGAATTCTCAACCATTACTGTCAGAAACAAGGCCTCACATCAACTTATATTGAAGTAGATAAGCATGGACCACCCCATGACCTACG ATTTGTTTACAAAGCACACATCGACAAGAGAGATTACCCACAAGCTGAGGGTAAGACAAAAAGGGAGGCCATAAAACATGCAGCTAAACTGGCCTGGGAAGCACTCCAGGAACAATCAGATTGGGACAGTAAG gTGTCTGTTGGGTCAACTGTGTCCGAAAATGGCGCACAATCAGATACATCAGGACCATCAGCAACTCA ggagtctAAAGAGCAGTCGTCACAAAATGTACCGACCAGTGAAAGTGAGTTTGTAATCTTTGAATCTTCTTCAAGCTCCGCCCAGGTTGAG GTATTGCCTGAGCCGATCTTGTGTGACAACAATCTGCCATCCAGAGATGTCCCAAACTCTTCACT GGATTCCCCCAAGCTGCCCCCACTCGCAAAGGATGCTGGTGACTTAAAACTTTTACCGGAACAG TTTGCTGAAAAATCTTCTATCCAGGAAAACAATCAAAGAGATGATCCAGCTCAGTCAAG ATTTAAATCAGAGTATGAATTACTTGAGCGTCTTGGCAAAGGTGGTTTTGGGAGTGTTTTCAAAGTCAGGAGGAAGCTTATTGACAAATTCTATGCAATAAAGTGTGTCTCTGGTAAAGA GAAAGCTCTGCGCGAGGCAAAGGCCTTATCCCAGCTCCACTTTACAAACATTGTTCGGTACTACGACTGTTGGATGGAGAGTTCACACTTAGAAGATGTGAACTACACTCAATCTGA CAATTCAACCCCACAGTACCTCTACATCTTGATGGAGCTGTGTGATAAGAAAACACTGAAACACTGGATCaaggagaaaaataaagattCTCTACAAGCCTCAGAGAGACGAGAGAAAAGTCTGCCCATTGCTGAGCAAATAATCTGTGGAGTCGAGTACATTCACTCCTCGAAGTTCATCCACAGGGACCTTAAG ccTGGAAACATCATGTTTGGAAATGATGAAACGGTGAAGATTGGAGATTTTGGTCTGGTCACTACTGACACTGATGACAATGAAAACCCCAATGAaagaaccaaaacaggaacCAGAACTTACATGGCTCCTGAACAA GATACAACAAGATATGACCGGAAAGTGGACATTTTTGCCTTTGGTCTTATATGCTTTGAAATGCTCTGGAAAATGTCCACTGGTCATGAAAGGGCACAG GTTTGGGATGAAGTCAGAAGGCAGAACTTACCAAAACAGTTCAAAGAAACCTTTTTCACTGAG AATCAAGTAATCATGAAAATGCTGAGTGAGAATCCTGAAGAGCGGCCTGAAGCAAGCTCTGTGAAAACTGAGCTGGTGGAGAGGAAAAAGTCAGTCAGCGCGGAAAATGACAAAACAGTGTGA
- the LOC114476783 gene encoding interferon-induced, double-stranded RNA-activated protein kinase-like isoform X3 — protein sequence MRLLKMLGNACRRKPPMQTLFLMKIRLHSDSTVKVTDYLGILNHYCQKQGLTSTYIEVDKHGPPHDLRFVYKAHIDKRDYPQAEGKTKREAIKHAAKLAWEALQEQSDWDSKVSVGSTVSENGAQSDTSGPSATQESKEQSSQNVPTSESEFVIFESSSSSAQVEVLPEPILCDNNLPSRDVPNSSLDSPKLPPLAKDAGDLKLLPEQFAEKSSIQENNQRDDPAQSRFKSEYELLERLGKGGFGSVFKVRRKLIDKFYAIKCVSGKEKALREAKALSQLHFTNIVRYYDCWMESSHLEDVNYTQSDNSTPQYLYILMELCDKKTLKHWIKEKNKDSLQASERREKSLPIAEQIICGVEYIHSSKFIHRDLKPGNIMFGNDETVKIGDFGLVTTDTDDNENPNERTKTGTRTYMAPEQDTTRYDRKVDIFAFGLICFEMLWKMSTGHERAQVWDEVRRQNLPKQFKETFFTENQVIMKMLSENPEERPEASSVKTELVERKKSVSAENDKTV from the exons ATGCGGCTGCTGAAAATGCTTGGAAACGCTTGCAGGAGGAAGCCCCCCATGCAGACTCT aTTCCTAATGAAAATTCGGTTACACA GTGACAGTACCGTTAAGGTGACAGACTACCTGGGAATTCTCAACCATTACTGTCAGAAACAAGGCCTCACATCAACTTATATTGAAGTAGATAAGCATGGACCACCCCATGACCTACG ATTTGTTTACAAAGCACACATCGACAAGAGAGATTACCCACAAGCTGAGGGTAAGACAAAAAGGGAGGCCATAAAACATGCAGCTAAACTGGCCTGGGAAGCACTCCAGGAACAATCAGATTGGGACAGTAAG gTGTCTGTTGGGTCAACTGTGTCCGAAAATGGCGCACAATCAGATACATCAGGACCATCAGCAACTCA ggagtctAAAGAGCAGTCGTCACAAAATGTACCGACCAGTGAAAGTGAGTTTGTAATCTTTGAATCTTCTTCAAGCTCCGCCCAGGTTGAG GTATTGCCTGAGCCGATCTTGTGTGACAACAATCTGCCATCCAGAGATGTCCCAAACTCTTCACT GGATTCCCCCAAGCTGCCCCCACTCGCAAAGGATGCTGGTGACTTAAAACTTTTACCGGAACAG TTTGCTGAAAAATCTTCTATCCAGGAAAACAATCAAAGAGATGATCCAGCTCAGTCAAG ATTTAAATCAGAGTATGAATTACTTGAGCGTCTTGGCAAAGGTGGTTTTGGGAGTGTTTTCAAAGTCAGGAGGAAGCTTATTGACAAATTCTATGCAATAAAGTGTGTCTCTGGTAAAGA GAAAGCTCTGCGCGAGGCAAAGGCCTTATCCCAGCTCCACTTTACAAACATTGTTCGGTACTACGACTGTTGGATGGAGAGTTCACACTTAGAAGATGTGAACTACACTCAATCTGA CAATTCAACCCCACAGTACCTCTACATCTTGATGGAGCTGTGTGATAAGAAAACACTGAAACACTGGATCaaggagaaaaataaagattCTCTACAAGCCTCAGAGAGACGAGAGAAAAGTCTGCCCATTGCTGAGCAAATAATCTGTGGAGTCGAGTACATTCACTCCTCGAAGTTCATCCACAGGGACCTTAAG ccTGGAAACATCATGTTTGGAAATGATGAAACGGTGAAGATTGGAGATTTTGGTCTGGTCACTACTGACACTGATGACAATGAAAACCCCAATGAaagaaccaaaacaggaacCAGAACTTACATGGCTCCTGAACAA GATACAACAAGATATGACCGGAAAGTGGACATTTTTGCCTTTGGTCTTATATGCTTTGAAATGCTCTGGAAAATGTCCACTGGTCATGAAAGGGCACAG GTTTGGGATGAAGTCAGAAGGCAGAACTTACCAAAACAGTTCAAAGAAACCTTTTTCACTGAG AATCAAGTAATCATGAAAATGCTGAGTGAGAATCCTGAAGAGCGGCCTGAAGCAAGCTCTGTGAAAACTGAGCTGGTGGAGAGGAAAAAGTCAGTCAGCGCGGAAAATGACAAAACAGTGTGA
- the LOC114476783 gene encoding interferon-induced, double-stranded RNA-activated protein kinase-like isoform X2, whose product MEDYIAKLNEYSQKHNMAPPQYEEVDCEGPAHLRTFTFRVVLDGVSHPEGVGNSKKKARHAAAENAWKRLQEEAPHADSIPNENSVTQSLGDSTVKVTDYLGILNHYCQKQGLTSTYIEVDKHGPPHDLRFVYKAHIDKRDYPQAEGKTKREAIKHAAKLAWEALQEQSDWDSKVSVGSTVSENGAQSDTSGPSATQESKEQSSQNVPTSESEFVIFESSSSSAQVEVLPEPILCDNNLPSRDVPNSSLDSPKLPPLAKDAGDLKLLPEQFAEKSSIQENNQRDDPAQSRFKSEYELLERLGKGGFGSVFKVRRKLIDKFYAIKCVSGKEKALREAKALSQLHFTNIVRYYDCWMESSHLEDVNYTQSDNSTPQYLYILMELCDKKTLKHWIKEKNKDSLQASERREKSLPIAEQIICGVEYIHSSKFIHRDLKPGNIMFGNDETVKIGDFGLVTTDTDDNENPNERTKTGTRTYMAPEQDTTRYDRKVDIFAFGLICFEMLWKMSTGHERAQVWDEVRRQNLPKQFKETFFTENQVIMKMLSENPEERPEASSVKTELVERKKSVSAENDKTV is encoded by the exons GTTTACCTTCAGGGTGGTGCTGGATGGTGTTTCACATCCTGAAGGTGTCGGTAATTCAAAGAAAAAAGCGAGACATGCGGCTGCTGAAAATGCTTGGAAACGCTTGCAGGAGGAAGCCCCCCATGCAGACTCT aTTCCTAATGAAAATTCGGTTACACA ATCCCTAGGTGACAGTACCGTTAAGGTGACAGACTACCTGGGAATTCTCAACCATTACTGTCAGAAACAAGGCCTCACATCAACTTATATTGAAGTAGATAAGCATGGACCACCCCATGACCTACG ATTTGTTTACAAAGCACACATCGACAAGAGAGATTACCCACAAGCTGAGGGTAAGACAAAAAGGGAGGCCATAAAACATGCAGCTAAACTGGCCTGGGAAGCACTCCAGGAACAATCAGATTGGGACAGTAAG gTGTCTGTTGGGTCAACTGTGTCCGAAAATGGCGCACAATCAGATACATCAGGACCATCAGCAACTCA ggagtctAAAGAGCAGTCGTCACAAAATGTACCGACCAGTGAAAGTGAGTTTGTAATCTTTGAATCTTCTTCAAGCTCCGCCCAGGTTGAG GTATTGCCTGAGCCGATCTTGTGTGACAACAATCTGCCATCCAGAGATGTCCCAAACTCTTCACT GGATTCCCCCAAGCTGCCCCCACTCGCAAAGGATGCTGGTGACTTAAAACTTTTACCGGAACAG TTTGCTGAAAAATCTTCTATCCAGGAAAACAATCAAAGAGATGATCCAGCTCAGTCAAG ATTTAAATCAGAGTATGAATTACTTGAGCGTCTTGGCAAAGGTGGTTTTGGGAGTGTTTTCAAAGTCAGGAGGAAGCTTATTGACAAATTCTATGCAATAAAGTGTGTCTCTGGTAAAGA GAAAGCTCTGCGCGAGGCAAAGGCCTTATCCCAGCTCCACTTTACAAACATTGTTCGGTACTACGACTGTTGGATGGAGAGTTCACACTTAGAAGATGTGAACTACACTCAATCTGA CAATTCAACCCCACAGTACCTCTACATCTTGATGGAGCTGTGTGATAAGAAAACACTGAAACACTGGATCaaggagaaaaataaagattCTCTACAAGCCTCAGAGAGACGAGAGAAAAGTCTGCCCATTGCTGAGCAAATAATCTGTGGAGTCGAGTACATTCACTCCTCGAAGTTCATCCACAGGGACCTTAAG ccTGGAAACATCATGTTTGGAAATGATGAAACGGTGAAGATTGGAGATTTTGGTCTGGTCACTACTGACACTGATGACAATGAAAACCCCAATGAaagaaccaaaacaggaacCAGAACTTACATGGCTCCTGAACAA GATACAACAAGATATGACCGGAAAGTGGACATTTTTGCCTTTGGTCTTATATGCTTTGAAATGCTCTGGAAAATGTCCACTGGTCATGAAAGGGCACAG GTTTGGGATGAAGTCAGAAGGCAGAACTTACCAAAACAGTTCAAAGAAACCTTTTTCACTGAG AATCAAGTAATCATGAAAATGCTGAGTGAGAATCCTGAAGAGCGGCCTGAAGCAAGCTCTGTGAAAACTGAGCTGGTGGAGAGGAAAAAGTCAGTCAGCGCGGAAAATGACAAAACAGTGTGA